The proteins below are encoded in one region of Streptomyces marianii:
- the nudC gene encoding NAD(+) diphosphatase, with translation MSTFDHVGDGRSIGLTAPSGIDRAAHHRLDEAWLAAAWSHPTTRVFVVSGGQVLIDDTADGRTELVTTPAFEAPPTETHRYFLGTDGDGVSYFALQKDSLPGRMDQSARPAGLREAGLLLSPRDAGLMVQAVALENWQRLHRFCSRCGERTVIAAAGHVRRCPACGAEHYPRTDPAVIMLVTDEDDRALLGRQVHWPEGRFSTLAGFVEPGESIEQSVIREAYEEAGVTVGEVEYVASQPWPFPYSLMLGFTARATSSEISVDGEEIHEARWFSREDLCAAFESGEVLPPYGISIASWLIELWYGKPLPKPGSLT, from the coding sequence GTGAGCACCTTCGATCACGTAGGCGACGGCCGTTCCATCGGCCTGACGGCGCCCAGCGGCATCGACCGCGCCGCACACCACCGACTCGACGAGGCCTGGCTGGCGGCTGCCTGGAGTCACCCGACGACACGGGTGTTCGTCGTCTCCGGCGGCCAGGTGCTGATCGACGACACCGCCGACGGCCGCACCGAACTGGTGACGACCCCGGCCTTCGAGGCGCCTCCCACCGAGACCCACCGCTACTTCCTCGGCACCGACGGGGACGGCGTCAGCTACTTCGCCCTCCAGAAGGACTCGCTCCCCGGCCGCATGGATCAGTCCGCCCGCCCGGCCGGGCTGCGCGAGGCCGGTCTGCTGCTGTCCCCGAGGGACGCGGGACTGATGGTGCAGGCGGTGGCCCTGGAGAACTGGCAGCGGCTCCACCGCTTCTGCTCACGCTGCGGCGAGCGGACCGTCATCGCGGCCGCCGGGCACGTCCGCCGCTGCCCGGCCTGCGGCGCCGAGCACTACCCGCGCACGGACCCCGCCGTGATCATGCTGGTCACGGACGAGGACGACCGCGCGCTGCTCGGCCGCCAGGTCCACTGGCCGGAGGGCCGCTTCTCCACCCTCGCCGGCTTCGTCGAGCCCGGCGAGTCCATCGAGCAGTCGGTGATCCGGGAGGCGTACGAGGAAGCGGGCGTCACCGTCGGCGAGGTCGAGTACGTCGCCAGCCAGCCGTGGCCCTTCCCGTACAGCCTGATGCTCGGATTCACGGCCCGTGCCACCTCGTCGGAGATCTCCGTGGACGGCGAGGAGATCCACGAGGCCCGCTGGTTCTCCCGGGAAGACCTGTGCGCCGCCTTCGAGTCCGGGGAAGTCCTGCCCCCCTACGGGATCTCGATCGCCTCGTGGCTGATCGAGCTCTGGTACGGAAAGCCGCTGCCCAAGCCGGGCTCGCTCACCTGA